tcacagcagcgctatTCGCAATAGCCAacacacggaaacaacctaaatgtccatcaacatatgaacagataaagaagatgtagttcatacagacagtggaatattagccataaaagtgaaataatgccatttgcagcaacatggacggacttaGAGAttacatactaagtgaagtaagtcataaaaagaaagacaaatattatatgatatcactgatgggcagaatctaaaacaaaaatgatacaaatgaatttatctacaaaacagaaacagactcacagacacagaacaaacttgtggttgctaagggggagtGGGAGCTGGAGAGGGTTGAATTGGGAGTCTGGAGTTAGCAGattcaaactattatatatagaatggagaaacagCAAGGtccaactgcatagcacagggaactatatccaatctcctgagataaatcataatggaaaagaacatataaaaaaagaatatggggcttccctggtggcgcattggttgggagtccgcctgccgatgcaggggacacgggttcgtgccccggtccgggaagatcccacatgccgcggagcggctgggcccgtgagccatggccgctgagcctgcgcgtccggagcctgtgctccgcgacgggagaggccacaacagtgagaggcccgtgtaccgcaaaaaaaaaaaaaaaaaaaaaaaaaaaaaaagaatatgcatgtgtatgtataactgaatcactttgctgttccacagacattaacacaacattgtaaaccaactatacttgaataaaatttaaaaaacacacttatAACAAAAAACACGCTTTACTTGGTGGCTCAGAGTACACAcaccaaaacaaaactgtaacAAAATGTAGCCTTAAAAATGCTGGCCTCGGCCCACTAATAACTTGCTACTGGCTGCTAACAAAATATGGATCCAGTTGCTGTGCCCTTTATAACATGTGGGCAACGATGCTTCTCTACCAAACTGTCTCATCAGCCCCCAGCTTTCTCACTCTTGTCATTTTGCAAGCACCACCCCAACCGACGTTTCTGttcctttaaattttacttttgtaaaagGACGATTCATGCTCCTTacagaaaacttggaaaagaTGGCAAAGTAAAACTCCCGTCTCAGCCCTCAACCCCTCCCAAAGACAACCCTTGTGATTTAGTTTCCTCCCAGACCTGTGGTCAGACTTCAGAACCGGGCTGACCGCATTTTTCTGTGATGGGAATTCCACAGACATTGAGCCTGCCAGATAACCCAGCTTCAGGCTTTAAGaactttctttccaatttggccATGTGAGAgcaactttttctttcaaaataacagCCTGATTGAAACATAACCTTCACCCTTAAAGAAGTGCAACTCAGTGGTCTCGGTCCGTTCGCAGAACTGCCGAACACCTTCTTTCGAGGCGCATCCACCAGCCTCAGGGTCCTGGGCCGCACACTGGGCGCCAGGCCAGGCCCAGGACACGCCGAGACCCCCGCCCCCGCGGCCACGTGCGCAGCGCCCTCCTAGTCCGCGCAGCTGGGCGCCAGCTTCATTGCACcgtatcattttaaatttcaggtGGAAGCAGCGGAGCATGTTCCTCTTTGCCAAGACAGCACTGGCTCGACGGCCACCCGGAACCGTGCCGCCCGGGGCAGACCCATCCAGCACTCGGGAAACGGCACACGGACCACCAAACAACCGAGACCCTCGCTGTGGCGCATGCGCGGTAGGCGCAGCCCGAGAGGGCCAGCGCGCACGCGCCCGGGCCCGTCCATACTGCGCCAACCCCCTTGGCCAAGGCGCCGACGGTTCCGCCTACGGCCGGGGCGGGGCCAGGGCGCGGCGCGAAAATCAGCGGGAAAAGCGGCTCCACTTCCGCCTGTGGTCCTGCAGTCGTGGTCCCGCAGCCCCGGTGCCGCCGCTCCCGCCATGGCGCAGTGCCGCCTCACCGACTTCTTCGCGCGCCGCCGTCCTGCGCTCCGGGCCAAGCCGACGCGCACCAAGCCGGCCTGGCGCACCCCGAGTCCCGCCAAgcccgcgccccgcgccccggcccccggccccggccccggcagCAGCCGCAAGCGCGCCCGCTCGCCCGCCGAGCCCACGCGCGACGAGCCTGCACCGCCCGCGCGCAGGAGGCTGCGGCTGCCGGCCAACGCGGTGAGGGCGCGGAggggaggaggaaactgaggcctgggaggGAGACAGACGGGAGGGAACCGGTGGAGCGGTGAGCCGGCccgggtggggcgggggcggggctgctgGAGAGACCTGCCCTGGAGGAGGGCACCGACCCgggtggaacccaggccccccgcgGGAGGAGGGGCTAGGGCCAACTCACGCGCACCTGGCAGGCGGGGTCCCGTAACCTCGCGGGGCCTCCCTTCCACGGGACTTCCACTGACGGGGAgcggagggcggggggggggaggggtgcctGATCTGACACACGCTGGGGGAGGGCCAGAGCCCAGCGGACTGGTAAACGCCAGGTTCGTCTGCAAGAGTGGGCGAGGGGTCAGGCCGTCTGCGAGATGGTGCACCCCGGAGTCTTGTGGTTTCATCACCTCTGGGGTCTTTCCCACCAGGTCTCTGGCCCTAGTTCCCCAGCTGCCGCTGGCTCCCCAGAGTACTCTTCTCCCCAAAGCAAGAAGACAAAGAAGGCCCCCCTCTCAGCCAGCCGGCGACCTTGCCTGGCAGCCCAGGAGGACGAGGACAAGGTGAGGCTGGActgagggcaggggaggtggACTGGCCCGGGGTGACAGGCGGGCTGACAGCACTCTGTGTCCGCAGGTCCCTTCCAAAGTGACTCTCTCTGAGCTCGCGTCGTGCCTGCAGCGGGCACAGGAGCTGGGGGCACGGGTCCAGGAGCTGAAGGCAAGTGCACAGAAGAATGCCGGGGAACCCAGCGCGCCCGAGGACAAGGGGCACCCAGCCGGGCTGTGGTGAGTCTAGGGAGGGCGGCTGGGCACCCAGGAAGGGGTGGCTTGGTGGGAGGCCTGGCGGGGCCGGGCTGTGGTGGTTCGGGTCGGGGAGGGCCGCGTCCTCCAAGGGGTCGGCGCAGTGCAGTTGTGTCGGCCTCCGTCTGTGAGAGGGCCAGCTCCTGCGACTTGCAGACCACCTGGACAGCCAGCAGTTACCGGGACCTGCTGCCTGGCGCCGTGTCTGTCCTGCCAGGTCACGTAGTTATCATATGCCTCTTACAGACAAGGAAGCCAGGGCTGGGGACGGTCGGGGACCGCCCTGGGTGACAGCTGGGTTTGAGGCCAGGCTTTTGTCTCTGTCCCTGGTAGTGACCGGGAGACAGTGGGCGCGTAGGGGCTTTGTAAACTGGTGCGCAGTGCGCCCTGGGGGTCTTCCCCCACCGctttgcctgcctgcctgccgtTGGGTGCTGGAGGGGGTGGGTGTGGTGATTCTCTCAACGTCCGCGCTCCCTCCCTGGCAGTGGTGAGCAGATGCCTGCCTACCAGCGCTTCCACGCCCTGGCCCAGCCGGGGCCCCCGGGCCTTGTGCTGCCCTACAAGTACCAGGTGCTGGCCGAGATGTTCCGCAGCATGGACACCATCGTGGGCATGCTCTACAACCGCTCTGAGACTGTGACCTTCCCCAAGGTCAAGCAGGGCGTCCAGGACATGATGCACAAgtgagccgggggtggggggtgagggccTCGTCCTGCCCTTGGAGTCTGTGCGCCCTCCGACCCCAGCTCTCTGACCCCCCACACCCTTGTCCTGTAGGCGCTTTGAGGAGCGCAACGTGGGCCAGATCAAAACCGTGTACCCTGGCTCCTACCGCTTCCGCCAGGAGCACTACATCCCCACCTTCCAGGATGGCGTCAGGAGGTCTGATTACCAGCTTACCATCGAGCCACTGCTGGACCAGCGTGAGTGTGTTGGGCCTCGGGTTCTTGCCCAGGACGCCGCACAGTTTCAGCGTGGGTGTAAGGCCTCAGGCACCGGGCCTTGTCTGAGACCCATGGGGGTGGGCTGGGTGACTGGGTAGGCTCGGCCCTGGGGCTCAGGCCTGGACTCTCCCCACAGAGGCTGGCAGCGCGGCCCCCCGGCTCACGGCGGCGCACCTGTTGCAGCGGCGCCAGGTCTTCACCCAGAAGCTGGTAGCCCGAGTCCGGGAGCATCACAGGGTGAGCGGGTCCCCTGGCTCGGGGCCTCATGTTGTCCCTGCTGTCGCAGCCCCATCTGCCACCGCAGGAAGTGGGCTCCTCCCGAGGCTGAAGCCTAGAGTTCTCTTAACCACTCTCCACAGCTGTCTTCTACACGTGGGCAGGCGCCGGGCTAGGCGGGGACCCTGGCCCTGAGCAGACAAGCAGGGAGCTCGAGACTGGTAGCCTCTGGCCCCGGGAAGCTTGGGGAGAGTCCAGTGGGTGCTGCTGGCTGCTCTATGCTGTACCCTCAGCCCAGCTGAGCACCTgcggctcagagaagtgaagtaacttgcccgaggttGCCCAGCTGGGACAGGAACCCGGACAGCTCTTTACACCCACAGGCAGATGTGCCCAGGGTCAGCTGGTGCTCCCCCTTCTCACACAGGCCTTCCTGGCCTCCCTGAACCCCCCCATGGAGGTGCCTGAGGACCAGCTGACACGCTGGCACCCCCGCTTCAACGTGGACGAAGTGCCTGACGTCGAGCCAGCCGAGCTGCCCCAGCCGCCCACTGTGGAGAAGCTGGCCTCTGCCCAGGAGGTGCTGGCCCATGCCCGCAGCCTGATGTCACCCAGGGTAAGGCTGGTGCGGGGCGGCCTGACCCCCATGTTGGTGCCTGACAGGCTCCACCCTTGGCCGTGGGCCTCAGGGTAGCTGGACCTGCTCTCCCCGCAAGCGGAGCAGCGCCCACCAGCAGGCTCTGCCCCGGGGCGGTGAGCACAGGCCCTCGATGTGCCGGGGTGACCCTGGGCTGGACAAATGACTCTTGGGGGGTCCACACAGGTGGGGTGCGAGGAGCCTCCCCTGTGGCTGAACCGGGGGGAGGTGTCTCCTGACCTCTCCCCTCTGACCTGCTTCAGATGGAGAAGGCTCTGAGTGACCTGGCCCAGCGCACGGCCCAGCCTAGCAGCCCCCAGTCCCCCAGCCCGGCACTGCCAGCCACCCCGCCGGCCGCCTCGCCTGCCGCTCTGAAGGGGGTGTCCCAGGCCCTGCTGGAGCGGGTGAGTGGCGTCCCCgcggggtggtggtgaggggtgaGGCAGACGTCCCCTGACCGTCCATGCCCGCTGCAGGTCCGGGCCAAGGAGGCGCAGAGACAGCTGGCGCAGATGACGCGGCGCCCGGAGCAGGAGCTGCGGCTGCAGCGGCTCGAGCGGCTGCCCGAGCTGGCCCGCGTGCTGCGCGGCATCTTCGTGTCGGAGCGCAGGCCGGCGCTTACCATGGAGGTGGCCTGCGCCAGGATGGTGGGCAGCTACCGCGCAGCCATGAGCCCCGGTACGTGCAGGGCCCTCCCCAGGTCCCAGGTGAGGGCGGGCACCGTACCCTTGGGCTCACCTGAGGTTGTCTGGCCCCCTTGCCTCCTGCAGCCTTGAGGGGCTGTTCCCACCCTATCGACCCAATCCAGCCTTGTTTCCCCTGTGGTCCCTCCATCGGCCCCCAGGCCCCATTAGGACTTGCCTGTTGCCTCCAAGGTCTCTGGTCGCTCAGCTGCTGGGCGCCTCCCGTTGTGGGGTTTCCACGGGAGGGTTAGCTCCTTGGCAAGGCTGTGTGGTCACTGCTGGAGTCCTTCCCAGTCTTGTCCTGGGAGGCCTCATAGGGCCCTGGCCCCCAGCCTCACGTGCCCCCTCTCTCCGCAGGGGAGATGGAGAAGCACGTGCAGCTCCTCTCTGAGCTGCTGCCCAACTGGCTCAGCCTCCACCGCATCCGCGCTGACACCTACGTCAAGCTGGACAAGGCCGCTGACCTGGCAGGTGTCGTGGCACAGCTGGCCCGCCTTGCCCGTGCCGAGGCGGCGCTGTGAGCCCGGCGGACAGGTGCCAACACTGTCCGGCCGCCGGGCCTGTGTTTTACACACACTAGGAACACGACGCACTTTGCTTTCCCTGTCCCGAGTCCCCGTGAGGGTCAGGGCTGAGGCTGCTGAGCTCGAGGGCTTCTGGCCAGTGTGGTGGAGGCCCCCCTCGTACCCAGGGTGCAGGGAGGGTAGTGTGGCTGGCAGATAACCCTCCCAGGTGTCCACGTGGGATCCTGAGGTGGTCCTGGAGTATCTGGGTGGGCTGGGTGTCTCACAGGGCCCTCGTAAGAGGGAGGCAGGCACGTGCTGAATCTGAGATTGGGATGCCAGGAGCCGAGAGCCAGGGAACAGGCTCCCCCTGGAGCCCacaggaggaaccagccctgcctaCCCACACCCTGGTTTTTGTACTTGGcgtccagaactgtaagataaagtTGTTTCAAATCAACACGCGTGCGTGATGAGTTACAGCGGCAGGGGAAGCCAGGGTGGGCTGCCCGTGTGTGTGCGTACGGCGGCTCACAGGGCTGAGAACCACCAAACGCTAACGTCGCTAACGTCAGAAAGCGCCCAGCCTGCCGGGTGGCCCCTGCACCTTCCCACACTGACACTGGGGCGGAGACTCCGCTCTAGAAAGTCAGTTGTTTATTCTCATTCTCATTCCACTGTCAGTGAGCCTGCAGCTCCAGGCCTTGGGGCTTCCAGAAGCCCCAGCAGGCCCCCCCCAGGCAGCAGCCCCGCTCAGGAGAAAATACTGAGCCACAGACCCCCAagtcccgccccgccccgccccaacAGCTGATCCTCTTCTCTTCCAGTTGGTGGAGGGCTGGGGCCGGGGTCACTCGTActgcaggagagagaagaagggcacagcccccagcttctccctgcccTTCAGAGAGGTCAGCTCCACCAGGCTCACGCACTCCAGCACCTGGGCCTGCAGCTGGCCCAGCAGCTCACAGGCTGCACGCATGgttcctggggagggaggggtggtgtggagaCAGGCCCTGGGAAGCTAGAGTGCTGAGACCCATTGCCCACCCCCGCCAGACCCTGAGGCCAGGCCCTCACCACCAGTGGCCAGCAGGtcatccaccaccaccaccttctgCCCTGGCTCCAGGGCGTCCCTCTGGATCTCCAGCTCAGCCTGCAGAAGCAAGCGGGCACGTGATCTACCAGCTTCCCCAAAAGGGCCTTAGTGTGCAGAGCTGGGGAACTGACAAGCGGCCACCCCCTGGGCCCCAGTTCCAACCCACCCTGTCTCCTGGCTCTGTCAGCCTGGCCCAGCTTCGCAGTCTGAGTTCCCATGTCCACTCCAACCAACCATGGCAGCTCCACTGGAGTCCACGACTCTCCTTTTGGGAATGGAGGGTCCACAGAGGCAGCCCCCAGGCTTCTCACCTTCCCGTACTCCAGTGTGTATGAGGCGCACACAGTGGGGCCTGGCAGCTTCCCTCGCTTCCGGATGAGAATGCAGCCCAAGCCCAGCTCCTGGGCCAGGGAGGGACCAAACAGGAAGCCACGGGAGTCTAGGCCTGTTGGTGAGACCTGGGGTGTTGGGGGGCAGCCGTGTGGTACAGTAGCATTGGGGTCCCCATGGGTCAGGGCTGAACAGTGACAAGTAGCCATCACAACACAGGACACACAGCCTTGCTGCCTCCAGATGAAAGACCAGTGACATCCAACCACTTTGGGAATGCTGACAGATCACCTACCACACAGGGACTGCTAGGTGCTAGAGAGGTCAGGAGCCACTCCGTACAGGGCAGTGTAAATAGCTGTGTGGGCTCGGGTAAGTCACCTGACCTCTCTCCAAAGCTCAGCCGCTCACCAGTGGCTGGTGGTACCTGAAACGCCCTTAGCAGACAGTTCAGCGTCCGCCCCAGGAGCTTCTAGTCCATAAGGAGAGGCAGTCCACCTCCGGGGGTGGACTGAGTTGTGATGGGGGAACTCAAGGGCCTCTTCCCCACGTGCGAGTGTGGTTAGGGAGGAAGAGCTTCTGAAGGGAAGAATCCTCTGCAGGACTCAACCAGTTGGAGCCCTCCAGCCTCCAGGGCAGTGCTGTGGCCCCTCAGGGTATCCAAGAACCAGGGAGTATGGGGGGGGGCTCTCAAAGAGAAACAGGACCTGCGCCAGGATCTTCCACGATCTCCTGGGTTTTCCTAAAACCCACCACTGGGTACAGGACCTGGCACACGGCAGGCGCTCAATACCCGCCGGTAAAACAAGAAAGCATGCTTGGCCCAGTAGATTCTGGTCAGACACCCCCACCTGTCGTGCCTGCCCTCAGCCCCGCCGCCGGCACCCACCCAGCAGAGGCGTTCCCCGGCCGCTGGAGGGGCCTGTCGCCCCTCTCACGGCTGCAAAGTCGGGATGGGGCAGCGGGTCTGTTCTTACAACCCAAGCACCGTTGGGGCGTCCGGCGGGTCCCCTAAAAGACCCCCAAAGCCACCCTGCCCAGGGTAAAGGACTCCCGACCCTGTGCCCTCATGGCAGACTCGAGCCTCGAGCAGCACCAGGGAGAGCCCGGGGACCCGGCGCAGCCCTGACGCTCCACTTGCCCGCGATGTAGTCGATCCTGCCGCCGTGGGCCTTTTTCAGGTGATTAGCCAGGAGGCTGATGGAGGCGCGGAAGGAGTCGGGGTCCTTCAGGACGGGTGAAATGTCCCTGGCACGCAAGGACAGGCCTGCTGACTCTCGGGCCCACGCAGAACCCACCGCGCCCCGACATCCCGGGCCGCGCGGCCCGGTCCGTCCCTCCGTTCCTCCGCCCGCGCGCCCCACGTGGCCCGGCTGCCCGTACCTGAACAGCACGCCGGGGACGGGGAAGTCGGGGAAGCTGCGGATCCGCCGCGCCACCAGCTGCAGCTCGGAATCCGCCATCTCAGCATCCGCGCGTCTCGAGGGCAAGAGCCGGCTAGTAGGCTCCGCGCCTgcgcggggtgggggaggagccccccagggggcggggccgggagccCAAGGCGGCTCCGCGCCAGCGTGGAAAGGGTCTGAGTTCGGGTGGGCGGGGCCCACCATCTCCCGTAGGAAGTACCGTATTTCATCGAATCTGAAGTGCGGTCGGTCTTAAGACACGTGCCTATTTCTTGTGCCCAGAACACTAGCGTCTCCGCCTCAAGGATGTTCGCACGGGGCCCAGGTGCGAGTCAGGGTTGATGGAGTACGGCGTCTACGCAGCCCCGGCCGGACTGGCGGGGAAATCCTCGCCCGGTTCGGCCGAGCCGAGAGCGCCCGCAGGTCTTCGGCGCAGCTGTGGCCGGGACCCCAGGCCTCGGGCGGCGCGCACTGCCTCTCCCGCTCTTCTTCCCTCCCCGGCGGGTCTCGGCTGAGCTCCCGCAGCGCGGTGCGAGGGGGCcagcgcgcgcacacacacagcccGGCCCTTTCCCCAGGAGCGCGCCAGTGCCTGAGGACCGGAGCAAGGAGGGATTCCGCGCAGGAGTGCGGTGCAGAGGCCCGGAAGGGAGCAGTTCAGAGAACCaacggccgggggcggggcgagcCAGAGGCGGAAGCCCAGGCGTCTGTTGCCTGGCTCCCCCCAGGGCCTGCTGGGGGAGGGCAGCGGAGGAGGGAGTGATGGAATGCTTGGCCTGGCCCACTCCAGTCCCCACCGTGGTACCCAGGGGGGACAAATTCCCCCAGATAGaatgtcatttaaaaacaaaagtctaaAATGCCTGTTACTTTATTCTAAACCTGTTCTCTTCATAATTTCCCAAGTCTTACAATGGTAGAGTTGGTGTGACAGTCTGCAGAGTGGAAACGCCACACCATGGAAACGACCCACGAGCCCTAAGGGGAAGTCCCTGGAGACCTTTCCCAGTCCCGCTCAGGCTCTCCTGACTTCGCTGGTGAATGGGCTCATCCTCACGCGTTGCCACCCTGGGCCCGAGGACAGGAGTGCTGAAGCACAGGCAGGCCCCACAGTGTGCTGGGGTCGGGAGTCCTCATCTCCAGGGAAGCTGGTGGCTTCAGCTGTCCGCGCTGGACTGGGGAGGCCTTGGCTGTCGAGGCTCCTCTGGGACAGGGAGGCCCTTGGCCTCCTCCCCCTTCATGTTCACACCCCTCGACCATGGTGGGGGGAGTACGCGGGGGAGGGGCGCTGGGGTATCCCCTGTGCACAGCGCCAAGGGGCAACACAGGATTGGCACGGCCGCCCTTGACACCAGGGCTGAAGTCCTGAGGGGACTGCCGGGGCAGCCACAGCGAGGCAGGCCTCTGGGTCCTGGGGCAGAGCTCAGGCCCTGGAAGAGGCAGCTGGAAGGCAGCTGGAGCAGAGCGGGAGGACATGAGGCAGGCAGCCTCCGGTTCAGGGGCTGATGTGAGCCTGTGGCTGTAGAGTCGGGCAGGCCCGATGGGCTGGGAGCTGGCTCCAGGGCCGGGCTGCAGCAGGTGTAGTCTTGCAGGTCCTGCTGCTGGCTACAGGTGCCGTCCGTCTGGCAGCCGTCAGGGCAGAGGGAGTTGGGGCTCTTCCAGCACAGGAGCCCTGAGGCCAGAGCCTTCCTACACCCAGGCCTGTCCTGAGCCCAAGCCGGTGCTAGTGGGGCCAGGAGCACTTCTCTGGGACAGACTCCGGGGGCATCAGGCACTTCCCTAACTTCTCGCAGCCCGGGGGCGCCCAGTTCTGGGTAATGAAAGTTCAGAAAGGGGACATGCAGTTATTCCAAGCACTTGTGGACTCAGCACTTTCCAGACTCCTGCCCTGCCCAGGCCTGTGACCTGCCACACCGCAACGGGTGGCTGCAGTGTGGAATCACCCGTCTCCACCTGGCTCGGAGGCAACTCAATGCCTGAGGCCGGCACAGGAGACACTGCCCCACAGCAGCCTGGTATTAACAGGGCCTGCCTGTCACTGAAGGGGACAGTCCGCTAACTGCCCACAACCTTGGCCTCCCGGTAAGCTCTACAGGTGGCGGCCTCGGTGCCCCAGGGAGAGCTGGCCTGCTTCAGCACAGGCTCTCCTGGCTGCACCTTCATGGGCTGACTTGCTTTGTGTGGCCATGATTTCCCGATTTCCCGGCAGCAGAACAGGACactcgggcttccccggtggtgcaattgttgggaatccgcctgccaatgcaggggacatgggttcaagccctggtctgggaggatcccacatgccgcggagcaactgagcccgtgagccacaactactgaagcccgcgcgcctagagcctgtgctccacaacaagagaagccaccgcaatgagaagcccgtgcactgcaacaaagagtggcccccgctcgccgcaactagagaaagcccgcacgcggcaacgaagacccaacgcagccaataaataaataagtaaatgttcctttaaaaaaaaagacaagaaaaaaaaaaaaaaccaggacaCCATGCCCCTGAGAGGGAGCCTTTGTGGCTCTGTCCTGTCGCCTCACCCAGGAGGTGTACCCATCCCCCTAATCACCCTGTGGGGGGCACTCCCCCTACTACCGCCCCTGCCAGGGCCTGAGTCTGAATCAGAACATCAGCGCCAGTGAGAACCGCAGGTAAAGCCCTCCCCTGCCCTGAACAGCATCAAGGGGCCCTCTGATTGCACAGGCCGCCCGGCAGGGCCAGGTTTAGATAAGGAagcagagcagaggaaggggCCAGGTGCCTGCAGAAAACAGATTCTGGAGCCAACCTGTGAGCCTGGGGGTTCAGGGAGGCGGGCTGCCCGGGCTGCTCTTGTCCCAAGAGCAGAGGTCGCTACCCAGAGTCCCCACCCGCTGGCCTGGACGAGCGGGGCCCAGGCAGAGTGCGGGGACCGGGGAGGGCTTTGCACGCTCGCGTgtgcgcgcacgcgcacacacacacacacacgtccacaCACTGTTAAGTCCATGCACCTCTCTGGTGGCAGTGCTCGCTTCAGAGTCTGAGGCCAAGCCACGCTGTTCCG
Above is a window of Phocoena sinus isolate mPhoSin1 chromosome 19, mPhoSin1.pri, whole genome shotgun sequence DNA encoding:
- the APRT gene encoding adenine phosphoribosyltransferase isoform X2 produces the protein MVGPAHPNSDPFHAGAEPPWAPGPAPWGAPPPPRAGAEPTSRLLPSRRADAEMADSELQLVARRIRSFPDFPVPGVLFRDISPVLKDPDSFRASISLLANHLKKAHGGRIDYIAGLDSRGFLFGPSLAQELGLGCILIRKRGKLPGPTVCASYTLEYGKAELEIQRDALEPGQKVVVVDDLLATGGTMRAACELLGQLQAQVLECVSLVELTSLKGREKLGAVPFFSLLQYE
- the CDT1 gene encoding DNA replication factor Cdt1 translates to MAQCRLTDFFARRRPALRAKPTRTKPAWRTPSPAKPAPRAPAPGPGPGSSRKRARSPAEPTRDEPAPPARRRLRLPANAVSGPSSPAAAGSPEYSSPQSKKTKKAPLSASRRPCLAAQEDEDKVPSKVTLSELASCLQRAQELGARVQELKASAQKNAGEPSAPEDKGHPAGLCGEQMPAYQRFHALAQPGPPGLVLPYKYQVLAEMFRSMDTIVGMLYNRSETVTFPKVKQGVQDMMHKRFEERNVGQIKTVYPGSYRFRQEHYIPTFQDGVRRSDYQLTIEPLLDQQAGSAAPRLTAAHLLQRRQVFTQKLVARVREHHRAFLASLNPPMEVPEDQLTRWHPRFNVDEVPDVEPAELPQPPTVEKLASAQEVLAHARSLMSPRMEKALSDLAQRTAQPSSPQSPSPALPATPPAASPAALKGVSQALLERVRAKEAQRQLAQMTRRPEQELRLQRLERLPELARVLRGIFVSERRPALTMEVACARMVGSYRAAMSPGEMEKHVQLLSELLPNWLSLHRIRADTYVKLDKAADLAGVVAQLARLARAEAAL
- the APRT gene encoding adenine phosphoribosyltransferase isoform X1; this encodes MVGPAHPNSDPFHAGAEPPWAPGPAPWGAPPPPRAGAEPTSRLLPSRRADAEMADSELQLVARRIRSFPDFPVPGVLFRYGQPGHVGRAGGGTEGRTGPRGPGCRGAVGSAWARESAGLSLRARDISPVLKDPDSFRASISLLANHLKKAHGGRIDYIAGLDSRGFLFGPSLAQELGLGCILIRKRGKLPGPTVCASYTLEYGKAELEIQRDALEPGQKVVVVDDLLATGGTMRAACELLGQLQAQVLECVSLVELTSLKGREKLGAVPFFSLLQYE